The Ogataea parapolymorpha DL-1 chromosome III, whole genome shotgun sequence nucleotide sequence GGTTCCCGCGGCGGCCTCAGCCTCCAGTTGAGTGTACGGAAGTTTGCTCAGGTCTTTGACCCTTCTTTTGTGAACTTTGCCCTTCAAATGCGCGCCTAGGGCCTTGTTATCGAGGAAATACTTTGCACAGTGGATGCAATAATACTGGCCCAGTCCGGGCTTTGTCTCGTCTTGAGGCTGGTGCTTGAGGCTCTGAATCGACTCCGCAGTGGACAGGTCGCTGTGTATGAGATCCAGGTCTCTCGTTCTCCGCTTAGTCTTGTATCTTTTGACCGAATACCGCCCCATTATAGatatgaaaaataataattttttttgcataAAATTTGATCTGTGGCAAAGCCGGTGTGTGGCGAGTGAGCAAGGCTAGTGGCGCGGattctattttttttctcctcaaCCCTGTGTCATGTGACCGGCCTCAGGGTTAAACCACATAAAAATTTTAACACCCTGAAATAATTACTAATCTCCAATATCTATAAAGTGAGTATAACGCCTTCGACAATTAAAGGCTAACCGTTCAGAATGGCTAGAAGACCAGCTAGATGTTACAGATACTGTAAGAACAAGCCTTTCCCAAAGTCGAGATACAACAGAGGTGTCCCAGACGCTAAGATCAGAATCTTCGACCTTGGTAGAAAGAAGGCTAGCGTTGACGACTTCCCACTGTGTGTCCACCTTGTCTCCAACGAGTTGGAACAGCTCTCGTCTGAGGCCCTGGAAGCTGCCAGAATTTGCGCCAACAAATACATCACCAAGATGTCCGGAAGAGACTCTTTCCACATGAGAGTGAGAGTCCACCCTCACCACGTTTTGAGAATCAACAAGATGTTGTCGTGTGCCGGTGCCGATAGACTGCAACAAGGTATGAGAGGTGCCTGGGGTAAGCCACACGGACTGGCTGCCCGTGTCGATATCGGACAAGTTTTGCTTTCTGTCAGAACCAAGGACTCCAACAAGGACGTTGTTGTTGAAGGTTTGAGAAGAGCCAGATACAAGTTCCCAGGTCAGCAAAAGATCATCATCTCTAAGAAGTGGGGTTTCACTCCATTGAACAGAGAGGAGTACGCTGCTAAGAGACAAAACAACGAGGTCAAGGATGACGGTGCTTACGTCAAATTCCTTTCCACCAAGGGctctttggaggagaacATGAGACAATTCCCAGAGTACTTCCTTGCTTAAGTAGGTAATGAAAAGTGTGTCTATATCACAGAGTAAGAGAACTAACTCGCTGTTTCTATTAATGTACACAACCTTATGTTTCGGGACTCCTTCGTATCATCTGTTCCTCGTTCAATGTTTTGTACGCCATGTCGATGTAGTCCTCTTGCGACAGGAAACCCCTACCAGCCTCGCAAACGTGGATACTTTTGACCCACTCGCTCTGCCAAATCTGGTAAGACCGCATTCTGTACTTTGGATCGGGGTTAAGAATGTTGTATAGCACGTACCGTCGAGAGCTGGCACAAGGGCCCTTCGAGATGGACTCTATCTGATTGAAAGTTCCTTTTCTCACGAGCCGGAACTGTTTGCTTGCAGACTTCGACTTCGTTGTGTAGTCGTAAATCGCTCTGGTCTCGAGGAAATGCTCGTAGCTCTCGTCACTCCGTTTTGCAATCTCCCAGACGTACGTGCCGTACAGCATCACCAGATAGATAATGCCAAGCGACCAGATGTCTGCGAGTCGCGGATCGTAGCTTTTGTCGGGCACAAACTGTTCAGGCGATACGTACCGCTCGGAACCGCACGCTCCCTTGCAAAACTGCACCTTGTCCTCCCAGGCCGTCTTGAAGACGGCCGATGTTCCGAAATcgatgattttgagctgTCCCTTGCGTGTCAACAGCAAATTCTCCACCTTTAGATCGTTGTGCGAAATACCCACCGAATGCAGGTACGTGATGGCGTTGAGGATCTGCTTGAAGAAACAGTCGCATTCTACCACCTCCAGACCGTTTGTCATGGCTATGAGAGTGAAAAGGTCGCCGCACGGCATGAACTCCATCACCTGCGAGTACGTCATTGTCACAGGGTCAACCATCAAATCGTACACGTTGATGACGGCCTGGTGTGTCAgggacgaggaaatcatGAACTCGGATGTCACACGGTTTCCAAAATGGTGCAGACTCTCTCCCGGGCgctgtttgagctgcttgatggCGAAGAGggacttctttttcttgttgttggcATTCTGCAAGGCAGAAATACAAACAGTGCCAAACGAGCCCCGGCCGACCACGCCCCCAATGTGGCCGTACTTGGAGCTCAGTGtcattttcttgctcttgGAGGTCTGcagcttttctttgaatttttccGGCTTTtctattttctccatcatcatGTTCATAAGCGTAAGTTGGTCTTTGCCGATGATCGGCTCTATGAGCTGGTCGTCCGCCTCGTCATCAaagtcgtcgtcttcctcttcttctgaaTCGTCGTCCGAATCTGAATCCGAGTCGGAATCGTCGTAGTTCCAGCGATAATTCTTTGGGTCgctcttgagctccatGAGCTGCAGTGAGTACGAGTCTGGCAGCAGACTAATACTGTTTTCAATGCTCACGAACTCATCGTCTTCGACTTCTCTCTTCTTGGTCCATCCCCACCAAGATTTGgtgtttttcgagattgGCGTCCGGTACTTCAGGTAGTCGTGTTCGTGGACGGATCCGTCCGGGGCTATTTTGAGCCGCCCATTCTTGAGCTTCATTAAGTGTTCTCTCTGAGAGTTCAAGTGAATCTGCGAGTAGGAGGCGGATGAGGTGTGTTTGAGTGGATTATAGGGGTGCTGGGTGCTTTCCGAGTTCGccacagaaacagaactAGAACGCTGGCGCGAgttgttggagttggaTCGAGAAAGCGGTGGCGACAAGGATTCCTCCGACAAATTGTTCCCGAGAAACTTCGACATGAATTTTCCCGAACGGCCACGAGCAGGTGCCTGAGATACgaccgacgacgaggatgacgCGTTGGAACCGCTGTGTGGGATCGACGCTGGCGGTCTTGCTGGCTTTTCTGAATTTTCTATCACGCTGTCCAGGTCGTTTTCTGCCACCGGAGGCATCATCTTGAGTTTGCTGAGCGAGTCTACCAGCTCAGCGTTGGAAATGACCTTGTGTTCCGCAGCGGATTCCAGCTTAGGCGAGCTGTTGgaagatccagcagatTTGGGTGGGGACGCAGCCTTCCTTGTGTGGCTTCCCGAACCAGCAGCCCGGTCCATCCTCGCAGCCTGGTGTTCGTGGGGATTGAATAGATTCTTGAACCTGGTTACCGTGGAACTGCGACTCCGGCCTGGAAGACCATGCGGAAAGTCAGCCACCGACGAATTCGACATTGTTTGGTACAAAGAGAAATCTGAGTCGTCCTGGTTGATCATCACGCTGGGCTGGGCCTTAGGCGACTCAGAGGGCACGCCCTGTTTTCTGAACAGCGGCATCAAATGTATACCAGGATCTGGACAAATGCGTTGTATACAATGTATACAGGCAACAGAAGGCTGAAAGCTGTTTCAAAGGCAATAACTAGAGCTGTGCCTGGTTCTTTGGGGCGAAGGTCAATTAATAggtgtatttttttttcttcttgcccCATCTCCGCCACCGTTTTTAAATACATCCCTACACGGGATAACCGAATAAATATATGCTATTATACCTATAATGGCTGTTCTGGTGCCTCTGCCCGGTGGTCAATAAATCCGTGTTCCTTTTCGTAGATGTGCACGCTCTCCTGCTCGTCTGCTGCCGTCGGAACGTGCTTGGTTCCCCGCAGCAAATGCGTAACGTGCGCCAGGTCAGAGTTGGTCACCTGCTCCCAAAATTTGCCGATATCGGTGTTCTCCACGTTTCCGGCAAGATGCTGCCGCAACAGATCCCGTCCGCGCTCCGTGTTGCTGTGCGCATAAATATTCACGTCCACAGCAGTGTGACCATGGGTAGACCAGCCCACCTCGGCCCTCACAGACACCATCTCCACGAGCAGATCGTGTATTTTCTCCTGgtgctccagcagccggGACACCTCTTTGTCGGTGTAGTCTGCAATTCCAAGGTCGTTCTCCAGGATTTCTGTCTTGATGAATTGTTCTAGCTTGTGTTTTTCCGAGTTGAGCTCCCTAAAGTTCTGGAACTTCTTGCGGAGATATTCGCCCGACTTGGTGGCATTCAGCAGTACCTCTGGCTTCCATAAATATTCAGGGTATCCAGGGCCAACCTGGCGCCCCACAGCAAGTCCGCCGGTCTCGTGGTCGGACGTGGAGACCATGAAagtctctgtttctgccgAGTCGATGTAGTCGATAACGGCTTTGAACGCCTTGTCGTACGCCAGCACCTCACGGACCTGTGCTGCCGGGTCGTTCGAGTGGCCAGCGTGATCAATTCTGGACCCCTCAATCAGCAGGAAAAAGCCCTCGTCCGAGTCTTTGGTGGCGTCAGTTAGCAGCTTCAGAGCAGTCTTgacctcctcctccagactTGGGTACTCTGTTTCCTCCCTGTCGAGATCATAGGGTATATTGTAGTATGCAACTAGCGCCAGAAGAGGCAAGGAGGCGTTGTTGCCCAGCTGCAACTGGTCGAACTCCTGCTTGTTCGTGGCCACCGTGAAATTCATCTCTTTGGCCTTTTCCAACAAATTtgtctcgtcgtcgcggCAGCCCTGTGGATGCGACTTTGGCAAATAGAAACAGCTTCCTCCTCCAATCATCAGATCCGTGACCGGACCGAGCGTGGTGTCTAATCCCAACTGCTGGTTCGCAATCAGCGACTGCATGAACCTGTAGTCAGCATGGGCATTGAAAGAGGCTGGAGTGGCGTCTGTGATGCCTGTCGTCACCACGAGACCCGTTTTGTAGCCTTTCAATTTCAGAGCCTCTAAAATTGTACCGCACGGCTGCTTGTTGCCATCCACTCCAATAGCACCGTTGTAGCTCTTGAGAGCACATGAAAACGCAGTCGCGCCGGCCGCAGAGTCGGTGATCAGCGAAGACGCGCTCCTGGTGCGACTGGATCCAATGAAGTACCTGTCAAGAGTCAGCACATCGTCAATGTCTAGACTGTCTCTATACTGTCTAAAGTAGCGGGCCATATTGATAGATGCAGGGCCTGTACCATCCGTGACCATCATGATGATGTTTTTCTTGCCGTTTGCAAAAGTCTCAACGGCGTTGCCCTCGTCCTTAAGGCCCCGCCCCAAGTTGATAAGTGAAACAAAGAAGGAATAACACAGCAAACAGATAAGGGCCACGCGGACCTTGCTGCTCTTGGGCGACCGTCTGGCCGCGTACGGCAGCCCACCGCGCTCGCCGTCAAGCAGAGGATCGGCCAACGGGGCCGGTTTCAAACGATCGTGGTTCCGTTgcataataaataaacgTGCCCAGATTCGGATCtagcttttttttttatgtTTGTGTTTCATATATTACATAAGCAGCAAGAAGACAGGTCTATATCGTTTATTCTGAGTCGGGCCGCTCGTCGGGCGACTTGGCGTGATGGTGCGAGTACTCGGGGCTCTGGATAATGGAGTCGATGACGTAATACTGGAAACTGTTCATGATGAGCGGGAATATGAGGACCACAAACGCGACCTGGAGATTTGGCACAGCGTCCGACCAGGAGAGCAGCCAGTAGGCAAAGTGGACCAGAAACGGGCACACAACAAGCAGAATGTAAATTATGAGTTTCATGGACACGAGTCCGATGAAATAGAGTGCTAGTTGCTTGAAATAATACGAGTATCGTGGTGGATTGCCGTATTGCCCAGACTCGATTCCCTCGATTCCTGCGTTTCTGGCGAGAGTATAAATAACATGTAGCAGGCCCCAGAGTATAGGGATGCCGATGGTTGTGTCGAAAAGGATGTTCAGGAAGTAGTAGTCGCAAGGATTATCAAAGTCCGGTCCTGGAGGTGGCGGTGCGTTTGGCGGGCCTGGATGTGCTGGGCTAGCAAAATAGTACGGCGACGTTTGATTTGGTAGAGATGGAACCCATTTGTCTGAGTGGCCGCCGAGGATGCTCATAAAAACGTTCAGCATGTGGATACCAAAGGCCCCGATCACCTGCTTGGACACGTCGAAAAACCATATTTTCCAGGGTCTGCGATTTGGGTACTCACGGTAGCGCTTCCACACAAGCGACGAGAGAGCGAGCACACCCAAAAATGCCTGGATTACCAGTGCAAACGGGCCGAGAAGCTCGCATTTATCCGACATGACAAGCAATAAATGGCTGAATtatttttgcacagccggAAAGAGGGTGTCAGGTAGGTGTCAGAGAGTGAAAGGGTGTTGTTAAACGTCTTTGGGGAGAATCAACATCAACCGTTGCAGGGCCGTCACCGCAAAATTTGAGGAAATACGTAAAAAGCAGGCCTGGTGAATATACAAAATTGTGGATCCGTACGGCTCTACAAATCGCCCCTTTCAGCTTGTGATATTATTTAGCGAATATATTTAAttcaaattatttttcgtcAATTACTAATTATGTCGGAACAAGCCAAACAAAGTAAGTACACAGCTCTCCAAACTAACAAATAGACAAGCCTAAGCCCTGCTGTGTGTGCTTGGATGAGAAGCAACAGAGAGACCAGTGTCTGCTGACTAACGGCTCGGAGTCTGAAAAGTGCAAAGACATCATCGAGGCATACAAAAAATGCATGAGAGGCTACGGATTCGAGACCAACTAAACTGCCAGTGAAGACAGCCACATGTACATAGATAGAAACTCCTGGTTGCTGTTAAATTAAACTATTTTCAATAGACTGACTGTTTACTCGACGTAGTTGGCCACGAGCTCGCTGAGCTCTGCATCACTCGATCTCACCTGACTTTTCATCATCATGCCcttggagctgctggccagaCGCACAATAGCGGCGATCTTGTCGCCGCCGATACTCTTACCATAGAGTTTGAGCGTGTGACTAGAGCTCGAGGCCACCACGTCTGTTGACTCAACAGGCATCATGGACATCGttttgatcagcttcaaaaCAACGTCCTGGAGATCCATGGTAGCGGCGTCTCCAAGGTTGAACACGGCCACACTCTCGTTTTGGAGCTCGTCCCAAGCGTGAGTGAAGTTGCCAGTGAACGCTGGAACCACATAGTCGCCTGGCACAATGCTGAGATCCTCGACCTGGTACTCGTCTGGGAAGCCTTCCTCACCCTCTGCCGGCTCGCCAGTCGACGGGTCGACGTCCTTGGTGGTGTAGGATAAGGTGTTGCCAAACACCGCAGGAACTATGCCCTCTGGTCTGCTGAAAGAGACATAGATGGACCCGCTCGAGCCGGCCTTGAGAACATCAAGAGGCATGAGGAACTCTTCCGTGTAGTCTTCATTATCAGGCTGGGCCACAATCGACACATCTTCCAGCTGGATCTCGGTCAGCGTGTTCTGCACGTTGTACTGAATAACCACATATTTCTCAAAAATGTGTTTGACGGCAGTGACCACAAACTCGGTCTCCTTCTCAGTGAGTTCCACAACTGCCGATGAGTGCAACAGACGTCCGTAGGCAGCAATCTCTGGGATGGCACCGAGCTCTTGCGCGTACTGTTGTTGCAACAGAGCAAGCTTGGTCGAATCCGGcactttttcttcctcggGCGAGGATTCATGAGTTTGTGCGGTTGGCTCGTCGTAAATCGTGgtcttctccttgaactctgcagccttggcctcctcctctgtcaTTGTAGGGATAGCCTTGATGTCGAACGGATGGACAAAGTGTTCCTTGTCTGGGTTGTTAACATAGAGagcgagctgctgctcaagaactggaagaGAATACTTGAACGTAGGTGCGATGAAGTCCTTGGCCTGCTCGATATCCTTGGTGGAAAGCAGCTTTAGGGACAGTGCAGCTCTGTCTCTgacctcgtcgtcaacgTCCTGCAGACATCTTTCGAGCAGGATCTTGATACTCTTTGTAATGGAATCGTTGCCGATGAGAGCAAATTTGGACAACGCAATAACGGCAGACGAGCGAACAATCGAGTTCTCCAGAACAACACGGTTGTAAATATGTCTGATATACAGAGTCGGGTTTGATGTCTTTGGCCCCTCCTCTCCCAAAAGATGCAAAACTCTAACTGCCAGTTCCGTGTACTCGCAGTCCTCGATGAACTCGCAAAGCATTTCCAAGGCCAGCTCTCTAGATTGCGGGAtgaacttgatgatgtcgaaAATCGCCTCTATGATGGCGTTCTTGAAGTTGAATCCTCCCTCGTCTCTCAGCACGTCGTTCAAGAAGTTCAGCATAGATTTGTGTTTGTCTGGGAACTTGAGCGACAGTGTCTTGATGGCGTCGATTACAATgatcttgaactcgtccgAGATGTCGTCCATGAACCCGCTGATCGTCTTGACCAGTCTGTCGACGTTCTCCGAGTTGCCGGTCTTGAGCAGCGTCGTGATCGCGTAGGTCGACACGGATCTGTTCGAGTCGTTGATCAGAGACTCCAGCTCGAGGTTGCACACCATGATTTTCTCTGGGCTCTTCATGgcgatcttgttgagaattCTCACGGCCGCAAACCGCGTCACCGTCCTTGGAACCGACAACAGCGTCTGCAAAGTGTTGATGGCTTGCATCTGCTGTTCTGGCAGGAATTTAGGCAGCGACAGAATCGTCTTTGCAGCCTCCAACTCGACCATGTCGCTCTTGTGCTTGAGCCAGCCAGGGAAGAATGGCCACAGCGTCTGCGTGAGATTGGAGTCCTCTTCGATCAACTT carries:
- a CDS encoding Repressible alkaline phosphatase, with protein sequence MQRNHDRLKPAPLADPLLDGERGGLPYAARRSPKSSKVRVALICLLCYSFFVSLINLGRGLKDEGNAVETFANGKKNIIMMVTDGTGPASINMARYFRQYRDSLDIDDVLTLDRYFIGSSRTRSASSLITDSAAGATAFSCALKSYNGAIGVDGNKQPCGTILEALKLKGYKTGLVVTTGITDATPASFNAHADYRFMQSLIANQQLGLDTTLGPVTDLMIGGGSCFYLPKSHPQGCRDDETNLLEKAKEMNFTVATNKQEFDQLQLGNNASLPLLALVAYYNIPYDLDREETEYPSLEEEVKTALKLLTDATKDSDEGFFLLIEGSRIDHAGHSNDPAAQVREVLAYDKAFKAVIDYIDSAETETFMVSTSDHETGGLAVGRQVGPGYPEYLWKPEVLLNATKSGEYLRKKFQNFRELNSEKHKLEQFIKTEILENDLGIADYTDKEVSRLLEHQEKIHDLLVEMVSVRAEVGWSTHGHTAVDVNIYAHSNTERGRDLLRQHLAGNVENTDIGKFWEQVTNSDLAHVTHLLRGTKHVPTAADEQESVHIYEKEHGFIDHRAEAPEQPL
- a CDS encoding Protein involved in bud-site selection, producing the protein MGRYSVKRYKTKRRTRDLDLIHSDLSTAESIQSLKHQPQDETKPGLGQYYCIHCAKYFLDNKALGAHLKGKVHKRRVKDLSKLPYTQLEAEAAAGTNLNKYIEKVNEYQQKEPARVELEKQLLSTQLEENDQKDSLAQQELEGEMAVE
- a CDS encoding coatomer subunit gamma, yielding MSTHTYKKFEDIDSGTLPDKMTVYQECLQAFNASPIHAKRCRLLLSRLLRLLYAGETFPKTEATNLFFSTSKLFHHNDSSLRQLVYLAIKELCSLSDDILMATASIMKDIQGGDILYKPNAVRTLARVLDGSTIHAAERAMKNCVVDKNPNVSSAALVSSYHLLPVAKDVVRRWTNETQEAISSNKVFPQTQYNMHEHYGANKLLTATYTYQYHALGLLYHLRDHDKMALMKMIQQFNTQQPLKSSLATVQLIRYVGKLIEEDSNLTQTLWPFFPGWLKHKSDMVELEAAKTILSLPKFLPEQQMQAINTLQTLLSVPRTVTRFAAVRILNKIAMKSPEKIMVCNLELESLINDSNRSVSTYAITTLLKTGNSENVDRLVKTISGFMDDISDEFKIIVIDAIKTLSLKFPDKHKSMLNFLNDVLRDEGGFNFKNAIIEAIFDIIKFIPQSRELALEMLCEFIEDCEYTELAVRVLHLLGEEGPKTSNPTLYIRHIYNRVVLENSIVRSSAVIALSKFALIGNDSITKSIKILLERCLQDVDDEVRDRAALSLKLLSTKDIEQAKDFIAPTFKYSLPVLEQQLALYVNNPDKEHFVHPFDIKAIPTMTEEEAKAAEFKEKTTIYDEPTAQTHESSPEEEKVPDSTKLALLQQQYAQELGAIPEIAAYGRLLHSSAVVELTEKETEFVVTAVKHIFEKYVVIQYNVQNTLTEIQLEDVSIVAQPDNEDYTEEFLMPLDVLKAGSSGSIYVSFSRPEGIVPAVFGNTLSYTTKDVDPSTGEPAEGEEGFPDEYQVEDLSIVPGDYVVPAFTGNFTHAWDELQNESVAVFNLGDAATMDLQDVVLKLIKTMSMMPVESTDVVASSSSHTLKLYGKSIGGDKIAAIVRLASSSKGMMMKSQVRSSDAELSELVANYVE
- a CDS encoding 60S ribosomal protein L10 is translated as MARRPARCYRYCKNKPFPKSRYNRGVPDAKIRIFDLGRKKASVDDFPLCVHLVSNELEQLSSEALEAARICANKYITKMSGRDSFHMRVRVHPHHVLRINKMLSCAGADRLQQGMRGAWGKPHGLAARVDIGQVLLSVRTKDSNKDVVVEGLRRARYKFPGQQKIIISKKWGFTPLNREEYAAKRQNNEVKDDGAYVKFLSTKGSLEENMRQFPEYFLA